From the Pseudomonas sp. Teo4 genome, the window GTGCGGATCCACGGTCTGGCCGACGTCATGTACGGCGAAATGATCGAGTTCCCTGGCAGCGTCTTCGGTATGGCCCTGAACCTGGAGCAAGACTCCGTAGGTGCAGTGATCCTGGGTGCCTATGACACCCTCGCCGAAGGTATGAGCGCCAAGTGCACCGGCCGCATCCTGGAAGTTCCGGTTGGTAAGGAACTGCTGGGTCGCGTCGTCGACGCACTGGGCAACCCGATCGACGGCAAAGGTCCTCTGGGTAACACCCAGACCGACGCGGTCGAGAAAGTGGCTCCAGGCGTTATCTGGCGTAAGTCGGTAGACCAGCCTGTACAGACTGGCTACAAGTCCGTCGACGCCATGATCCCTGTCGGCCGTGGCCAGCGCGAGCTGATCATCGGTGACCGTCAGATCGGCAAGACCGCCATGGCCATCGACGCCATCATCAACCAGAAAGACTCCGGTATTTTCTGTGTTTATGTTGCAGTCGGCCAAAAGCGTTCCACCGTAGCCAACATCGTTCGCAAGCTGGAAGAAGCCGGCGCCCTGGCCAACACCATCGTGGTCGTTGCCAGTGCTTCGGAATCCGCCGCACTGCAGTTCCTGGCGCCATACGCCGGCTGCACCATGGGCGAGTTCTTCCGTGACCGCGGTGAAGACGCCCTGATCGTTTACGATGACCTGTCCAAGCAGGCCGTTGCCTACCGTCAGATCTCCCTGCTGCTGCGCCGTCCGCCAGGACGTGAAGCGTACCCAGGCGACGTGTTCTATCTCCACTCCCGTCTGCTGGAGCGTGCATCGCGCGTTTCCGAAGAGTACGTCGAGAAGTTCACCAACGGCGCAGTCACTGGCAAGACCGGTTCCCTGACCGCCCTGCCGATCATCGAAACCCAGGCTGGCGACGTTTCCGCGTTCGTTCCGACCAACGTGATCTCCATCACCGACGGTCAGATCTTCCTGGAATCGGCCATGTTCAACTCGGGCATCCGCCCTGCAGTTAACGCCGGTGTTTCGGTATCCCGCGTAGGTGGTGCCGCTCAGACCAAGATCATCAAGAAGCTGTCCGGTGGTATCCGTACCGCTCTGGCTCAGTACCGTGAACTGGCTGCATTCGCCCAGTTCGCTTCCGATCTGGACGAAGCGACCCGCAAGCAGCTGGAGCATGGTCAGCGCGTAACCGAGCTGATGAAGCAGAAGCAGTACGCGCCAATGTCCATCGCGGACATGGCTCTGTCGCTGTACGCCGCTGAGCGTGGTTTCCTGACTGACGTAGAAGTCGCCAAGGTCGGTAGCTTCGAGCAAG encodes:
- the atpA gene encoding F0F1 ATP synthase subunit alpha — translated: MQQLNPSEISEIIKGRIDNLDVSSQARNEGTVVSVSDGIVRIHGLADVMYGEMIEFPGSVFGMALNLEQDSVGAVILGAYDTLAEGMSAKCTGRILEVPVGKELLGRVVDALGNPIDGKGPLGNTQTDAVEKVAPGVIWRKSVDQPVQTGYKSVDAMIPVGRGQRELIIGDRQIGKTAMAIDAIINQKDSGIFCVYVAVGQKRSTVANIVRKLEEAGALANTIVVVASASESAALQFLAPYAGCTMGEFFRDRGEDALIVYDDLSKQAVAYRQISLLLRRPPGREAYPGDVFYLHSRLLERASRVSEEYVEKFTNGAVTGKTGSLTALPIIETQAGDVSAFVPTNVISITDGQIFLESAMFNSGIRPAVNAGVSVSRVGGAAQTKIIKKLSGGIRTALAQYRELAAFAQFASDLDEATRKQLEHGQRVTELMKQKQYAPMSIADMALSLYAAERGFLTDVEVAKVGSFEQALIAYFNRDHAELMAKINVKGDFNDEIDAGMKAGIEKFKATQTW